A window from Amblyomma americanum isolate KBUSLIRL-KWMA chromosome 7, ASM5285725v1, whole genome shotgun sequence encodes these proteins:
- the LOC144097689 gene encoding uncharacterized protein LOC144097689: MMRNEMAVASRRGRTSRGSPSEVIRGYRPGGQLSELCDASSNTGRRLQMVQTLPDSAQNAITSARLIAVAATHAAQSNLSTHKTAPDPEKLYDNDSGSVLLFEARAVALRALLYRQHFDTSVTVQAALCRKCDVLIPRSSPAFVCHQRKARHKRHHYSDDDPDKYASTTPVKPTKKKRVRSTSTTKAAAATATTGAGQEDSSAPADLTRHNDRLFCVFSGGRKNEIVLPDDGVCKYIVFDSVSPVKYTAKFTSLNSGDSFDAFMRDIGKFQRSVPLLSIAKHAWDEMASKEERDANSSVLEAYARRGVAGFGCALYYHTIRYAPDSGTHLALLSENFRKMVRPPLLSFLGLAVVSSGRGHKTRKAILELSRNVVEHVDLLVVVSHVPADQDFLQETEGLRQCLVTAASAWNADQLGNKNLISIEEAVDVIVNIKDAKARLFMSTTLGVWKYAVSAHSAQFTPTLHNITCDSRKMVPYAEVCRTNLTPGDGGRKTGVAYDYDARKSLWRWYETPESIYFKVQRAFKDLKDAHATDKAGFWAIYDVEMDDWDGECRSGVKRKPARLYRFADLTE; this comes from the exons ATGATGCGCAACGAGATGGCGGTCGCATCGCGTCGCGGCCGCACAAGTAGAGG GAGCCCCAGTGAAGTGATTAGAGGCTACAGGCCGGGCGGGCAGCTCTCAGAGCTATGCGATGCCAGTAGTAACACGGGGCGTCGCCTTCAGATGGTGCAGACGTTGCCGGACAGCGCACAGAACGCCATTACTAGCGCCCGTCTCATCGCTGTCGCCGCCACCCATGCTGCCCAAAGCAACCTGAG CACTCACAAGACCGCCCCAGACCCGGAGAAGCTGTACGACAACGACAGTGGGAGTGTGCTGCTCTTTGAGGCGCGAGCTGTAGCCCTGCGCGCTCTGTTGTACCGTCAGCACTTTGACACTTCCGTGACAGTTCAGGCAGCCCTGTGCCGAAAGTGTG ACGTGCTCATTCCCCGCTCCTCGCCAGCCTTCGTGTGCCACCAACGCAAGGCCCGCCACAAAAGGCACCACTATTCGGACGACGACCCCG ATAAATACG CGAGCACCACTCCAGTAAAGCCGACGAAGAAGAAGAGGGTTAGGAGCACTTCGACcacaaaggcagcagcagcgactGCGACGACCGGCGCCGGACAGGAGGACTCGTCGGCGCCCGCTGATTTAACGCGGCATAATGACA GGCTGTTCTGTGTGTTCTCGGGTGGACGCAAGAATGAGATCGTTCTTCCTGATGACGGCGTCTGCAAGTACATCGTTTTCGACAGCGTCAGTCCAGTGAAGTATACGGCGAAGTTTACTTCCCTGAATAGCG GGGATTCCTTCGACGCCTTCATGCGCGACATCGGCAAGTTCCAGAGAAGCGTGCCACTGCTCTCCATCGCCAAGCACGCGTGGGACGAGATGGCCTCGAAGGAGGAGCGCGACGCCAACTCTAGCGTCTTGGAGGCGTACGCGAGACGGGGAGTCGCCGGCTTCGGTTGCGCCCTCTACTACCATACCATCCGCTACGCGCCCGACAGCGGGACGCACTTGGCGTTGCTCAGTGAG AATTTCCGCAAGATGGTGCGTCCTCCGCTGCTGTCTTTCCTCGGCCTGGCCGTGGTGAGCTCGGGCCGCGGGCACAAAACTCGCAAGGCCATTCTCGAACTGTCCAGGAACGTCGTCGA GCATGTGGATCTTTTGGTGGTGGTCAGCCACGTCCCGGCCGACCAGGACTTCCTGCAGGAGACCGAGGGCCTGCGCCAGTGCCTGGTCACAGCTGCGTCTGCGTGGAACGCTGACCAGCTGGGCAACAAGAACCTGATATCCATC GAAGAGGCTGTCGACGTCATCGTGAATATCAAGGACGCCAAGGCTCGCTTGTTCATGTCGACGACGCTCGGAGTCTGGAAGTACGCGGTGTCAGCGCACAGCGCCCAGTTTACGCCGACTCTGCACAACATTACCTGCGACTCCCGAAAGATGGTGCCTTACGCAGAG GTGTGTCGTACGAATCTAACTCCTGGCGATGGAGGCAGAAAAACAGGCGTCGCCTACGACTACGATGCTCGGAAATCCTTGTGGCGCTGGTATGAGACGCCAGAATCCATATATTTCAAG